In Candidatus Defluviilinea proxima, a single genomic region encodes these proteins:
- a CDS encoding glycosyltransferase family 4 protein — MRILFVSSQYPPYELGGYEQLCHEVTTDLLTRGHDVRVLTSRYGIHSEDEIHVGNVTRSLHLMADIHYYKPLDFFLKLPSQEKKNLAELKQVIDQFKPDIVMFWGMFGMSHTLPYWAEKWMPGRTTYYMASYWPIDEDLHMAYWMSSANRWVTEQLKQVLRTFALARLKRTGYPPKLQFENVICCSSYVRDRLVDDGIFPSSAYVVYAGADPAPFQNQRSKKEFASESTIRLLYFGRLVPDKGVHTAIEAIGLLKKNGLADQVELTILGDGHPDYKNLLHRRVEELGIADHVHFSGKVAREDIPEKLSHFDVFLFTSIWPEPFGRTIVEAMMAGLVVIGSDVGGSREIFQHYDKEMLFQPEDAQGLADRIIRIISDSGLGQRLIDSGRRLAFERFTIHQMTNGIEKFLIDVSKHADVSESAQ; from the coding sequence ATGCGGATTTTATTTGTATCCAGCCAATACCCGCCATATGAATTAGGTGGTTATGAACAACTCTGTCATGAAGTGACGACTGACCTGTTAACGCGCGGGCATGATGTTAGAGTTCTAACCAGCAGATATGGAATACATTCAGAGGACGAGATCCATGTAGGAAATGTGACACGTTCCCTGCATCTGATGGCTGACATTCATTATTACAAGCCTCTTGATTTCTTTTTGAAGCTTCCTTCGCAGGAAAAGAAAAATCTTGCGGAACTGAAACAGGTAATTGACCAATTTAAGCCTGATATTGTCATGTTTTGGGGGATGTTCGGAATGTCGCATACTTTGCCTTACTGGGCAGAAAAATGGATGCCCGGGCGTACGACATATTATATGGCTTCCTACTGGCCGATTGATGAAGATCTTCATATGGCTTATTGGATGTCATCCGCAAATCGATGGGTAACCGAACAACTCAAGCAGGTTCTTCGGACTTTTGCTCTGGCTCGTCTGAAACGGACTGGATATCCGCCCAAATTACAATTTGAGAATGTGATCTGTTGTAGCTCATATGTTAGAGATCGACTTGTGGATGACGGTATATTCCCATCGAGTGCCTACGTAGTTTATGCGGGTGCAGATCCTGCACCATTTCAAAATCAGAGATCAAAAAAAGAATTTGCATCAGAATCAACGATCCGCCTACTTTATTTTGGAAGATTAGTGCCTGATAAAGGCGTGCATACTGCAATTGAAGCCATTGGCTTGCTCAAGAAAAATGGACTTGCAGACCAGGTTGAGTTAACGATCCTTGGCGATGGTCATCCAGATTATAAGAACTTGTTGCATCGTCGAGTTGAAGAATTGGGTATTGCAGATCATGTTCACTTTTCCGGTAAAGTTGCCCGCGAGGATATTCCTGAAAAATTGAGTCACTTTGATGTGTTTCTGTTTACTTCCATCTGGCCCGAACCATTTGGCCGTACTATTGTGGAAGCGATGATGGCCGGACTGGTGGTTATTGGCTCTGATGTAGGCGGAAGCCGTGAAATATTCCAGCATTATGATAAAGAGATGTTATTCCAGCCCGAAGATGCGCAAGGCCTGGCAGACAGGATTATTCGCATCATTTCTGACTCTGGGCTGGGGCAACGCTTAATTGATTCTGGCCGACGTTTGGCTTTTGAACGCTTCACGATCCATCAAATGACGAATGGTATTGAAAAATTTCTTATAGATGTATCCAAGCATGCAGATGTGTCGGAAAGCGCTCAATGA
- a CDS encoding glycosyltransferase family 4 protein, with protein sequence MKILFLTNFYPPASRGGYEQWCQEVADGLTKRGHDILVLASSHGKSTVQDDPIWVRRELYLEMEFASLQNALHFFTARKKRENENLVLLRKTIADYKPDIVLIWGMWNLSRSLSALAEAMMPGRVAYYVGDYWPTLPDQFENYWNASPRNFITGLPKLLLKPIAQQILAREKRPVLKLEHVMFPSTFMMEEFKRKGISPRNVKIVHGGIDTRPYLDGLVTHHKHLSLLYIGRLTHEKGVHTTIESLGQLVHEHNIKDLTLTIVGDGESDYMNHLHQLVEDKRLVSFVNFLPVQPKDALPVLYRAADVFLFTSIWPEPFGRVIVEAMASGVAVIGTSVGGASEILVDGDNALVFSPDNPSSLTQQVMRLIETPALREQLIASARETAVNKFDIQRMTAEIESYLQTMIK encoded by the coding sequence ATGAAAATTTTATTTCTTACGAACTTTTATCCTCCTGCCAGTCGTGGAGGATATGAACAGTGGTGTCAGGAAGTTGCTGATGGTTTAACAAAACGCGGGCACGATATCCTTGTCCTTGCCAGTAGCCATGGAAAGAGCACCGTGCAAGATGATCCAATTTGGGTTCGACGCGAACTCTATTTGGAAATGGAATTTGCATCGCTTCAAAATGCCCTCCATTTTTTTACCGCCCGAAAGAAACGAGAAAATGAAAACCTGGTCTTACTTCGAAAGACCATAGCGGACTATAAACCTGATATTGTCTTAATTTGGGGGATGTGGAATCTTTCACGTTCCCTATCCGCCCTGGCTGAAGCAATGATGCCTGGGCGGGTTGCTTATTATGTGGGTGATTACTGGCCTACTCTGCCTGACCAGTTCGAGAATTACTGGAATGCCTCGCCGCGTAATTTCATCACAGGGCTCCCAAAACTCTTGCTGAAGCCTATTGCTCAGCAAATACTGGCGCGCGAGAAAAGACCAGTTTTGAAATTAGAGCATGTTATGTTCCCATCTACATTTATGATGGAAGAATTTAAACGAAAAGGGATTTCTCCTCGAAATGTAAAGATCGTGCACGGTGGAATTGATACAAGGCCCTATCTCGATGGGCTTGTTACGCATCACAAACACTTATCCTTGTTATATATTGGACGCCTTACGCACGAAAAAGGGGTTCATACCACGATCGAGTCGTTGGGGCAGCTTGTGCATGAACATAATATTAAAGACCTGACTCTGACTATAGTTGGAGATGGCGAATCTGACTATATGAATCACCTGCACCAACTTGTCGAAGATAAAAGGCTCGTCTCTTTCGTAAACTTTCTACCTGTTCAGCCTAAGGATGCTTTACCAGTCCTCTATCGTGCTGCCGATGTATTTTTATTCACGTCCATTTGGCCTGAGCCATTTGGAAGGGTCATTGTTGAAGCAATGGCATCGGGAGTAGCCGTGATTGGGACAAGTGTTGGAGGGGCATCAGAGATCCTTGTGGACGGTGATAATGCTCTGGTGTTTTCTCCCGATAATCCATCAAGCCTGACACAACAAGTGATGCGGTTGATCGAAACGCCTGCTTTACGTGAACAGTTGATTGCGTCTGCTCGAGAAACGGCTGTAAATAAATTCGATATTCAGCGTATGACGGCAGAGATCGAATCATACCTGCAAACGATGATCAAATGA
- a CDS encoding glycosyltransferase, whose product MKILFLSRWFPWPMNNGSKIRIYNLLRGLSQHHDVTLLSFADQPEVSPDAPEVREICSDVRVVPWREFNPSTLGARLAILNLKPRSVVDTFSVDMANAITETLNKQQYDLVIASQLQMAAYYPYFQNLPALFEEIEIGLFHDQAFSADGKIRFRHALTWFKLRMYLSRLLDSFQACTVASAQEQQLILQSFPSYKKMVKIIPNCLNVDEYKNINVEKKSNTLIFSGPFKYKANYDAMLWFVGEVFPLVLEKKPDTQLIITGDHANLPLPSLRNITLAGYVDDIKARIASSTISIAPLLSGGGTRLKILEAMALGTSVVATSKGAEGLDARTEEHLVIADSADTFASSILQLFQETDLRQKLVENSQKLVYEKYDWGGVMPTFLELLEKSIRKN is encoded by the coding sequence ATGAAAATCCTTTTTCTTTCGCGCTGGTTCCCGTGGCCTATGAATAACGGCTCAAAGATTCGCATCTATAACCTGTTGCGTGGATTGAGTCAGCATCACGATGTGACATTGCTTAGTTTTGCAGACCAGCCTGAAGTGAGTCCCGATGCGCCTGAGGTAAGAGAGATCTGTTCGGATGTTAGGGTCGTCCCTTGGCGAGAGTTCAATCCCAGCACTTTGGGTGCACGTCTTGCCATCTTAAATTTGAAACCGCGCTCTGTGGTGGATACTTTCTCAGTTGATATGGCAAATGCCATCACTGAAACCTTGAACAAACAACAGTATGATCTTGTGATTGCATCACAGTTGCAGATGGCGGCATATTATCCATATTTCCAAAATCTTCCCGCCTTGTTCGAAGAGATAGAGATTGGTTTGTTCCATGATCAAGCATTTTCTGCGGATGGAAAGATACGCTTCAGACATGCTTTGACCTGGTTTAAGCTTCGCATGTACCTTTCCCGTCTCCTTGACTCTTTTCAGGCATGCACGGTGGCTTCCGCACAGGAACAGCAGTTGATTTTGCAAAGTTTTCCCAGTTACAAGAAGATGGTCAAAATCATCCCTAACTGTTTGAATGTGGATGAGTATAAAAATATTAATGTAGAGAAAAAATCAAATACTTTAATTTTTTCTGGACCGTTTAAATATAAGGCAAACTATGATGCCATGCTTTGGTTTGTAGGTGAAGTATTTCCATTGGTCCTTGAAAAGAAGCCAGATACCCAACTGATTATTACAGGTGACCATGCCAATTTACCGTTGCCGTCATTAAGGAACATAACTCTTGCTGGTTATGTGGATGATATTAAGGCACGTATAGCTTCATCCACGATAAGCATTGCCCCACTTTTAAGTGGAGGGGGAACGCGCCTGAAAATATTAGAAGCAATGGCGTTAGGTACATCTGTAGTAGCTACTTCTAAAGGTGCAGAGGGTCTGGACGCTCGGACCGAAGAACACCTCGTAATTGCAGACTCTGCCGATACATTTGCAAGTTCTATCCTACAGTTATTCCAGGAAACGGATTTACGTCAGAAACTTGTGGAAAATTCCCAAAAATTGGTTTACGAAAAATACGACTGGGGGGGAGTTATGCCTACTTTTCTAGAATTATTGGAGAAAAGTATTAGAAAAAATTGA
- a CDS encoding glycosyltransferase codes for MPKQKPVVSIIIPNYNHAQYISDAINSVLNQTYPDYEVIVVDDGSKDNSREVIDAYGGKIRAIYQQNQGLSAARNTGITAAQGDYIGVLDADDMYEPEFISTLVSLLESQPDADGVYCGYRFVDHLNNPLPQVEAREVAPEKLYGALVDGNFLVPESIFVRKYCYEKVGLFDTSLRALEDLDMWLRITSQFRVTHTTKILTRHRILPGSMSTDPTRQFQNRLKVIEKHFGAEPISSEAWSEAQRRAYGRAYLVSAVEYLQAHNEDRAFECICSMVAISPNLVANVETFYELVCGDQPKGYRGEFSSVDLEKSSQTVFRLLVRLSQVPELHEFMHLKQIAYANAYYASGLIAYGQGKTNAARNFFLMAVKYRPQLLLDRTLTGFLLRSLIGTKLIRSMKKFLGRSN; via the coding sequence ATGCCCAAACAGAAGCCTGTCGTTAGCATTATCATCCCTAATTACAATCATGCTCAATACATAAGTGATGCGATTAATAGCGTCTTGAACCAGACCTACCCCGATTACGAAGTGATCGTTGTAGATGATGGCTCAAAAGATAATAGCCGTGAAGTGATCGATGCGTACGGCGGCAAAATCCGTGCTATTTACCAGCAAAACCAAGGGCTTTCCGCCGCACGTAATACCGGTATTACTGCCGCACAGGGCGATTACATTGGTGTACTCGATGCAGACGATATGTACGAGCCAGAATTCATCAGTACGCTTGTTTCGCTACTGGAAAGTCAACCTGATGCTGATGGTGTTTACTGTGGTTATCGCTTTGTGGATCATTTGAATAATCCATTGCCTCAGGTTGAAGCACGAGAGGTTGCACCCGAAAAGTTGTATGGGGCGCTTGTGGACGGAAACTTTCTCGTTCCCGAATCGATTTTTGTTCGTAAATATTGTTACGAAAAAGTGGGCCTATTCGATACTTCACTGCGTGCTCTGGAAGACCTTGATATGTGGCTTCGGATCACGAGCCAATTCAGGGTTACTCATACAACGAAAATTCTGACAAGGCATCGTATTTTACCGGGCAGTATGTCTACCGATCCAACACGGCAATTCCAAAATCGCTTGAAGGTTATCGAAAAGCATTTTGGGGCTGAACCAATTTCCAGTGAGGCGTGGAGCGAGGCGCAAAGAAGGGCATATGGACGTGCGTACCTTGTGTCTGCTGTTGAGTATCTTCAAGCGCACAATGAAGATCGTGCATTTGAATGTATATGTTCAATGGTTGCAATTTCCCCAAATCTAGTAGCCAATGTTGAAACATTTTACGAGTTGGTATGTGGGGATCAGCCAAAAGGCTATCGTGGCGAATTTTCTTCAGTCGATTTAGAAAAAAGTTCCCAGACAGTTTTCCGCCTTTTAGTAAGGCTATCCCAAGTTCCTGAACTGCATGAATTTATGCATTTAAAGCAAATAGCTTACGCCAATGCCTATTATGCATCGGGTTTGATTGCATATGGACAAGGGAAAACGAATGCCGCACGTAATTTCTTTTTGATGGCCGTAAAATATCGCCCTCAACTTCTTTTGGATCGAACGCTGACTGGGTTTTTATTACGATCCCTCATTGGAACAAAATTGATTCGTTCGATGAAAAAGTTTTTAGGAAGATCTAATTAA
- a CDS encoding glycosyltransferase family 2 protein, with the protein MSETANKPKVQKRGDGQVVDMSIVLVCWNNKAYLDPCLKSLYEGGLKSSFDVVVVDNGSTDGSQQMLAEKYPDVMLIQNAGNVGLGKASNQGIEATNGRHVLLLNNDTLVNGPALDVLVEYLDAHPEAGATAGKLLNPDGSFQSGFAPFSTLLEEFFIVTHIGELLWPGYPSHGDSNEIKATGWMSSACLLVRRAALDKIGLLDESYFIYGDEADLQYRLNKAGWKVVFLPNSSIIHFGGRSMDRWKRRKMVYRGKMMFYKKNYGFFSTLLLRLIFFVMSLLKLLVWCLGFFIPSRNEQARKELRSNLDVMGLCLNLK; encoded by the coding sequence ATGTCTGAAACAGCAAACAAGCCAAAGGTCCAAAAAAGAGGCGATGGACAGGTTGTAGATATGTCCATCGTGTTGGTGTGTTGGAATAACAAAGCATATCTCGATCCTTGTTTGAAGTCCCTGTATGAAGGCGGGCTGAAGAGTTCATTCGATGTGGTCGTGGTCGATAACGGCTCAACGGATGGAAGTCAGCAGATGCTTGCAGAGAAATACCCGGATGTGATGTTGATCCAAAATGCTGGGAATGTGGGGCTGGGTAAGGCGAGCAATCAGGGAATTGAGGCGACGAACGGGCGTCATGTGTTGTTGTTGAATAACGACACGCTCGTGAATGGCCCTGCACTGGATGTGTTGGTTGAATATTTGGACGCTCACCCTGAAGCAGGGGCGACGGCAGGGAAATTGTTGAACCCTGATGGTTCGTTTCAATCTGGCTTCGCGCCGTTCTCGACGCTACTTGAAGAATTTTTCATTGTGACGCATATTGGCGAGTTGTTGTGGCCGGGATACCCCTCTCACGGTGACTCAAATGAGATCAAGGCAACTGGATGGATGAGCTCGGCGTGTCTTTTAGTGCGCCGCGCGGCTCTCGATAAGATCGGCCTTCTCGATGAAAGCTATTTTATTTATGGGGATGAGGCTGACTTGCAATATCGCTTGAATAAGGCGGGTTGGAAAGTTGTCTTTTTGCCTAATTCTTCCATTATCCATTTCGGTGGGCGTAGCATGGACCGCTGGAAGCGGCGCAAGATGGTCTATCGCGGCAAGATGATGTTTTATAAAAAGAATTATGGCTTCTTTAGCACATTGTTGTTGCGTTTGATATTTTTTGTAATGAGCTTGTTAAAGTTACTGGTCTGGTGTTTGGGATTTTTTATTCCCAGCCGCAATGAACAGGCCAGGAAGGAATTGCGTTCGAATTTAGATGTGATGGGTTTGTGCCTTAATTTGAAGTAA
- a CDS encoding NTP transferase domain-containing protein → MDELIGLIPAAGKGVRLGLPYPKELYPVIRNNHYKPISQFVVDNLTNAGLKHIVFVVNETKHQLMGYFGSGQRFGCDISYVVQEVVEGKTKSTSPGLAHALDSAYHLIKGKTVFFGMADTLMKPGDIFKRIYEAALPDDDVLFGMFTTERPEKFGMVKMNSDGRVVEIVDKPKQTDLTEMWGCIVWRPKFTEYMHKCVFEEGISDFAKIMNDAIALGMKFKGVHMKDGTYIDLGTYEEIADLDRKYRGEE, encoded by the coding sequence ATGGACGAATTGATCGGTTTGATCCCTGCAGCAGGGAAAGGTGTTCGTTTGGGATTGCCCTATCCAAAAGAACTGTATCCTGTCATTCGGAATAATCACTATAAACCTATCTCACAATTTGTAGTAGATAATCTGACGAACGCTGGCTTGAAACATATCGTATTTGTTGTCAACGAAACCAAACACCAATTGATGGGATATTTTGGAAGCGGTCAGCGTTTTGGGTGCGACATTAGCTATGTGGTTCAGGAGGTTGTGGAAGGGAAGACAAAGTCCACTTCACCTGGATTGGCACATGCACTGGATTCTGCGTATCACTTGATCAAAGGTAAAACGGTTTTCTTTGGCATGGCTGATACATTGATGAAGCCCGGCGATATTTTCAAGCGGATCTATGAAGCCGCATTGCCAGATGACGACGTGCTATTTGGAATGTTCACTACGGAACGCCCTGAAAAATTTGGCATGGTGAAAATGAATAGTGACGGTCGTGTAGTGGAGATCGTTGACAAGCCGAAGCAAACCGATTTGACCGAGATGTGGGGATGTATTGTCTGGCGGCCGAAGTTCACTGAATATATGCATAAATGTGTCTTTGAAGAAGGCATTTCTGATTTCGCCAAGATCATGAATGATGCGATTGCACTGGGCATGAAGTTCAAGGGTGTTCACATGAAAGATGGCACCTATATTGACCTTGGCACTTACGAAGAGATTGCAGATTTAGACCGAAAATATCGAGGTGAGGAATAG
- a CDS encoding glycosyltransferase, whose translation MAKILFLTQIVPFPPDAGPKVKTYHVIRALVGQGHSVTLVSFVRPEEVRHISALQEICEAVHAVPIRRSRIADAAYMARSYLTGRPFLIERDDLRPMQDTVNRLVQENDFQFIHADQLTMVQFAIRGASAFPDKKPKVIFDAHNAVWTIVERMKENARFFLKPVLAVEAKRVKQYEGELLRTVDHVLAVTDIDKKLLEEALHFSKPGKADRVSPMTVVPIAVDTQKLQPVNRKVGSKNIVTLGTLHYPPNADGIRWFFNEVFPLVQKRVPGATLTIIGKNPPQDFIELAEQNPGVVKVTGYVDDLVPYLEESALMVVPVRAGGGMRVRILEAFAYAMPVVTTTVGLEGIYGTPDHDVIVADAPLDFAERTSELLENVSLQEKLSTNGRELATTKYDWQAVLSAMKPIYE comes from the coding sequence ATGGCAAAAATACTTTTCCTAACGCAGATTGTTCCATTCCCGCCTGATGCGGGGCCAAAAGTTAAAACATATCATGTGATACGTGCTCTGGTTGGGCAGGGACATTCTGTAACCCTTGTGTCCTTTGTTCGTCCAGAAGAAGTGCGGCATATTTCTGCTTTACAGGAAATATGTGAAGCGGTTCATGCCGTGCCGATCCGTAGATCTCGAATTGCAGATGCCGCTTATATGGCGAGGAGTTATCTGACGGGTCGTCCCTTTTTGATCGAACGCGATGATCTGCGCCCCATGCAGGATACGGTCAATCGCCTGGTGCAGGAGAATGATTTTCAATTCATCCATGCAGACCAGTTGACAATGGTGCAGTTCGCGATCAGAGGGGCTTCTGCATTTCCAGATAAAAAGCCGAAGGTCATCTTCGATGCGCACAATGCGGTGTGGACCATTGTGGAGCGGATGAAGGAGAATGCACGTTTTTTCCTGAAGCCCGTCCTTGCTGTTGAAGCGAAGCGCGTCAAACAGTATGAAGGTGAATTGTTGCGGACAGTCGATCATGTTTTAGCAGTGACTGATATCGATAAGAAGCTTCTTGAAGAAGCATTGCACTTTTCAAAGCCAGGTAAAGCTGACCGCGTTTCGCCCATGACGGTTGTCCCGATCGCGGTGGATACACAAAAACTCCAGCCGGTAAACCGTAAAGTCGGTTCGAAAAACATCGTAACACTGGGGACGTTGCATTACCCGCCTAATGCAGACGGTATCCGTTGGTTTTTCAATGAAGTGTTTCCGCTGGTACAAAAGCGTGTGCCCGGCGCGACCCTAACCATCATAGGCAAGAACCCGCCGCAGGATTTTATCGAGTTGGCCGAACAAAACCCAGGCGTTGTCAAAGTGACAGGGTATGTGGATGATCTTGTCCCTTATCTGGAAGAGAGCGCTTTGATGGTGGTACCCGTCCGTGCGGGTGGTGGGATGCGGGTGCGTATTCTTGAGGCATTTGCATATGCCATGCCTGTTGTGACAACAACTGTCGGTTTGGAAGGGATTTATGGAACTCCTGACCACGATGTAATTGTTGCGGATGCCCCGCTGGATTTTGCCGAGCGAACAAGCGAACTCTTGGAGAATGTTTCACTGCAAGAAAAGCTTTCGACCAATGGGCGAGAACTCGCAACAACGAAGTATGACTGGCAAGCTGTGTTATCTGCAATGAAACCAATTTACGAGTAG